The Macaca fascicularis isolate 582-1 chromosome 1, T2T-MFA8v1.1 genome includes a window with the following:
- the SYT2 gene encoding synaptotagmin-2 isoform X1: MRNIFKRNQEPIVAPATTTATMPIGPVDNSTESGGPAESQEDMFAKLKEKFFNEINKIPLPPWALIAIAVVAGLLLLTCCFCICKKCCCKKKKNKKEKGKGMKNAMNMKDMKGGQLPQDDDDAETGLTEGEGEGEEEKEPENLGKLQFSLDYDFQANQLTVGVLQAAELPALDMGGTSDPYVKVFLLPDKKKKYETKVHRKTLNPAFNETFTFKVPYQELGGKTLVMAIYDFDRFSKHDIIGEVKVPMNTVDLGQPIEEWRDLQGGEKEEPEKLGDICTSLRYVPTAGKLTVCILEAKNLKKMDVGGLSDPYVKIHLMQNGKRLKKKKTTVKKKTLNPYFNESFSFEIPFEQIQKVQVVVTVLDYDKLGKNEAIGKIFVGSNATGTELRHWSDMLANPRRPIAQWHSLKPEEEVDALLGKNK, encoded by the exons ATGAGGAATATTTTCAAGAGGAACCAGGAGCCTATTGTggctcctgccaccaccaccGCCACGATGCCCATTGGACCCGTGGATAACTCCACCGAGAGTGGGGGTCCTGCGGAGAGCCAGGAGGACATGTTTGCCAAATTGAAGGAAAAGTTCTTCAATGAGATCAACAAGATTCCCT TACCACCCTGGGCACTGATCGCCATTGCTGTGGTTGCTGGGCTCCTGCTTCTCACCTGCTGCTTCTGCATCTGCAAGAAGTGCTGctgcaagaagaagaagaacaaaaaggaaaagggcAAAGGCATGAAGAATGCCATGAACATGAAGGACATGAAAGGGGGTCAG CTCCCACAGGATGACGATGATGCAGAGACAGGCCTGACTGAgggggaaggtgaaggggaggaggagaaagagccaGAGAACCTGGGCAAACTGCAGTTTTCCCTGGACTATGATTTTCAGGCTAATCAG CTTACTGTGGGCGTTCTGCAGGCTGCTGAACTGCCTGCCCTGGACATGGGAGGCACCTCAGACCCTTATGTCAAAGTCTTCCTCCTTCCtgacaagaagaagaaatatgagACCAAAGTCCATCGGAAGACACTGAACCCTGCCTTCAATGAAACCTTCACCTTCAAG GTGCCATACCAGGAGCTCGGGGGCAAAACTCTGGTGATGGCCATCTATGACTTTGACCGCTTCTCCAAACATGACATCATTGGAGAGGTAAAGGTGCCTATGAACACAGTGGACCTCGGCCAGCCCATTGAGGAGTGGAGAGACCTGCAAGGCGGGGAAAAGGAGGAG CCAGAGAAGCTGGGCGACATCTGTACCTCCCTGCGCTATGTGCCCACGGCTGGGAAGCTCACTGTCTGCATCCTGGAGGCCAAGAACCTCAAGAAGATGGATGTGGGCGGCCTTTCAG ACCCCTATGTGAAGATCCACCTGATGCAGAATGGCAAGCGGctcaagaagaagaagacaaCCGTGAAGAAGAAGACCCTGAACCCATACTTCAACGAGTCCTTCAGCTTTGAGATCCCCTTCGAGCAGATTCAG AAAGTCCAGGTAGTGGTCACCGTGCTGGACTACGACAAGCTGGGCAAGAACGAAGCCATAGGCAAGATCTTTGTGGGCAGCAACGCCACAGGCACAGAGCTGCGGCACTGGTCTGACATGTTGGCCAACCCCCGGAGGCCCATCGCCCAGTGGCACTCGCTCAAGCCTGAGGAGGAGGTGGATGCACTCCTGGGCAAGAACAAGTAG
- the SYT2 gene encoding synaptotagmin-2 isoform X2: MRNIFKRNQEPIVAPATTTATMPIGPVDNSTESGGPAESQEDMFAKLKEKFFNEINKIPLPPWALIAIAVVAGLLLLTCCFCICKKCCCKKKKNKKEKGKGMKNAMNMKDMKGGQDDDDAETGLTEGEGEGEEEKEPENLGKLQFSLDYDFQANQLTVGVLQAAELPALDMGGTSDPYVKVFLLPDKKKKYETKVHRKTLNPAFNETFTFKVPYQELGGKTLVMAIYDFDRFSKHDIIGEVKVPMNTVDLGQPIEEWRDLQGGEKEEPEKLGDICTSLRYVPTAGKLTVCILEAKNLKKMDVGGLSDPYVKIHLMQNGKRLKKKKTTVKKKTLNPYFNESFSFEIPFEQIQKVQVVVTVLDYDKLGKNEAIGKIFVGSNATGTELRHWSDMLANPRRPIAQWHSLKPEEEVDALLGKNK; encoded by the exons ATGAGGAATATTTTCAAGAGGAACCAGGAGCCTATTGTggctcctgccaccaccaccGCCACGATGCCCATTGGACCCGTGGATAACTCCACCGAGAGTGGGGGTCCTGCGGAGAGCCAGGAGGACATGTTTGCCAAATTGAAGGAAAAGTTCTTCAATGAGATCAACAAGATTCCCT TACCACCCTGGGCACTGATCGCCATTGCTGTGGTTGCTGGGCTCCTGCTTCTCACCTGCTGCTTCTGCATCTGCAAGAAGTGCTGctgcaagaagaagaagaacaaaaaggaaaagggcAAAGGCATGAAGAATGCCATGAACATGAAGGACATGAAAGGGGGTCAG GATGACGATGATGCAGAGACAGGCCTGACTGAgggggaaggtgaaggggaggaggagaaagagccaGAGAACCTGGGCAAACTGCAGTTTTCCCTGGACTATGATTTTCAGGCTAATCAG CTTACTGTGGGCGTTCTGCAGGCTGCTGAACTGCCTGCCCTGGACATGGGAGGCACCTCAGACCCTTATGTCAAAGTCTTCCTCCTTCCtgacaagaagaagaaatatgagACCAAAGTCCATCGGAAGACACTGAACCCTGCCTTCAATGAAACCTTCACCTTCAAG GTGCCATACCAGGAGCTCGGGGGCAAAACTCTGGTGATGGCCATCTATGACTTTGACCGCTTCTCCAAACATGACATCATTGGAGAGGTAAAGGTGCCTATGAACACAGTGGACCTCGGCCAGCCCATTGAGGAGTGGAGAGACCTGCAAGGCGGGGAAAAGGAGGAG CCAGAGAAGCTGGGCGACATCTGTACCTCCCTGCGCTATGTGCCCACGGCTGGGAAGCTCACTGTCTGCATCCTGGAGGCCAAGAACCTCAAGAAGATGGATGTGGGCGGCCTTTCAG ACCCCTATGTGAAGATCCACCTGATGCAGAATGGCAAGCGGctcaagaagaagaagacaaCCGTGAAGAAGAAGACCCTGAACCCATACTTCAACGAGTCCTTCAGCTTTGAGATCCCCTTCGAGCAGATTCAG AAAGTCCAGGTAGTGGTCACCGTGCTGGACTACGACAAGCTGGGCAAGAACGAAGCCATAGGCAAGATCTTTGTGGGCAGCAACGCCACAGGCACAGAGCTGCGGCACTGGTCTGACATGTTGGCCAACCCCCGGAGGCCCATCGCCCAGTGGCACTCGCTCAAGCCTGAGGAGGAGGTGGATGCACTCCTGGGCAAGAACAAGTAG
- the SYT2 gene encoding synaptotagmin-2 isoform X3: MGGTSDPYVKVFLLPDKKKKYETKVHRKTLNPAFNETFTFKVPYQELGGKTLVMAIYDFDRFSKHDIIGEVKVPMNTVDLGQPIEEWRDLQGGEKEEPEKLGDICTSLRYVPTAGKLTVCILEAKNLKKMDVGGLSDPYVKIHLMQNGKRLKKKKTTVKKKTLNPYFNESFSFEIPFEQIQKVQVVVTVLDYDKLGKNEAIGKIFVGSNATGTELRHWSDMLANPRRPIAQWHSLKPEEEVDALLGKNK, from the exons ATGGGAGGCACCTCAGACCCTTATGTCAAAGTCTTCCTCCTTCCtgacaagaagaagaaatatgagACCAAAGTCCATCGGAAGACACTGAACCCTGCCTTCAATGAAACCTTCACCTTCAAG GTGCCATACCAGGAGCTCGGGGGCAAAACTCTGGTGATGGCCATCTATGACTTTGACCGCTTCTCCAAACATGACATCATTGGAGAGGTAAAGGTGCCTATGAACACAGTGGACCTCGGCCAGCCCATTGAGGAGTGGAGAGACCTGCAAGGCGGGGAAAAGGAGGAG CCAGAGAAGCTGGGCGACATCTGTACCTCCCTGCGCTATGTGCCCACGGCTGGGAAGCTCACTGTCTGCATCCTGGAGGCCAAGAACCTCAAGAAGATGGATGTGGGCGGCCTTTCAG ACCCCTATGTGAAGATCCACCTGATGCAGAATGGCAAGCGGctcaagaagaagaagacaaCCGTGAAGAAGAAGACCCTGAACCCATACTTCAACGAGTCCTTCAGCTTTGAGATCCCCTTCGAGCAGATTCAG AAAGTCCAGGTAGTGGTCACCGTGCTGGACTACGACAAGCTGGGCAAGAACGAAGCCATAGGCAAGATCTTTGTGGGCAGCAACGCCACAGGCACAGAGCTGCGGCACTGGTCTGACATGTTGGCCAACCCCCGGAGGCCCATCGCCCAGTGGCACTCGCTCAAGCCTGAGGAGGAGGTGGATGCACTCCTGGGCAAGAACAAGTAG